Part of the Papio anubis isolate 15944 chromosome 6, Panubis1.0, whole genome shotgun sequence genome, gcagcacaatttgcaattgaaAAGATATGGAACTAGTCCAAGTGCCCACTGACTAACaagtggttaaagaaaatgtggtacatatacaccatggaatactactcagccataagaaggaacaaaataatgtgttttgcagcaacttggatggagctggaggccattattctaactgaagtaactcaggaagggaacaccaaatattgtatgttctcatttaaatgggagctaagctatgagaaagCAAAGGCTTAAGAGtaatacagtggactttggggactcaagggaGAAGGTTCTGGGGGCGACTATGTACTGGGTACACtatacactgctcaggtgatgagtgcattaaaatctcagaaatcaccactaaagaacttatccatgtaaccaaaaaaccacttgtacccacaaaactattgaaataataataatttttaaaagctctgctTCACTCTTCGTATACTCAGATGCTCCTTTTGGTATTGGCCCTAAAGTTTAGATTCATCTCTCTGAATTTCGTTTTTCCCTGAATCTTAAATAATTGTTGATTGCATTTATatctttctgatattttaaagatttttaaaatactttttccaaATTTCCTAGATCTTCTCACTAGGAGAATGGAATAAATAACCTATTCTACCATTACTGGAACAAGATGTCCCAcataggaattttttaaaataaatgtaataagaaaattttcttttgtgatatattttataattcaaggTCACTGAATACATTTGCGTCttaagcaaacaaaataattacagataaatgtatatttgtaatctatttttatatcaggGTATGAGTTTTTGATGTCTGGGACTAGTTCTCAACTGTAATAAGGAAGACTTagacaaatttattttcaatcatATTACCTGCAAATAATAGTTTAActtcctatttttgaatttctatattgatttttctctcatttaggTGTGTTAGCTAGCCATGTGAAAATATTAGACCATCTTGTCTTTAGCTGGAGCCTAAAAGAAATGTTCAAATGTTTCATCTCTAAGTATGTGCTGAATACGTTTTGGTAACAAGTATGTTTTTGTCACAgtaataaaagaaacaatgacCACTTaaaactcagagaaataaaacttaGGCAAGATACAGCAACCTTCATTCTAAAGTTCAGTATTAACGGATTTGGTGTTTCAGTTCTTATTCTTTTGAGTGATGATGTGATGGACTTAACCAAGGCTATTGAAGAGTTTTCCTAAAATCACCTGTCCAACTCTAATTCAGCCATCTATGCCCAAAGAGGTTATCACATGGTGACAACAAAAGCATTATATAGAATACTCTAGATATGCATTCCAAAATGACTTCTATTGAACCAATGTGTAAACTCCCAGAGAGTAAAATGTAAAGTTACAGCACACATTGTTTATACTCTTTTTAATACACCATTTTTACAGTATTAGCATAGAATTTTGACTCTGCAACATTCTAGGTAatgaaatacacattatttttagtGTGAGAAAAACTACTAAGAAAAGTTGTGGAAGCAagttatacattattttcagGAGATAAAGGTTAACCTAGAAATGACAGCTACTAGTGATGATTGGTAATTCTTGCAGTTTCCATTTGCTAATAATCTTTGTGCCAGACTTTTTGTGGTAGATTTTTTCACATGAAACATTTCTGGGCAATGTCTATAGTCACTTCCGGATCCCAAGGCTGAATTATTGGTTCCACCATATTATGGGTGAGCATGCTGAGATTCTGCCCAGCCATTAAGCAGGAGAGGCTTACCTGCTGCCTCCCAAACTCCTAGAAGGCACAATCATTAAAGAAACAGGGAGGAATAGTCACAGAAGAGCAGCAAATAAACACACCCTTTGGTAGTATCATCCCACGTGGACTGTATCTGACTGTGTCTGTTATGAGCTGAATTGttaccccaaattcatatgttgaagttctaacctcTAGTACTCACGTCTAGATAATTAAGTCAGAATGAAGTGATTAGAGTGAGCCATAATCCAATACGATTGCTTATCTTTATGAGAAGAGGAGTTTAGGACACACACAAATAGAGAAAGACCAGGTGAAGACACTaaaagaagacagccatctacaagttAAGGAAAGAGGCCCTCAAAAGAAATTCACCCTGCTGACACCtagaccttggacttccagccagTAGAATCATgggaaaataaacttttgttgtttaagccatctagTCTGTGGTACTTTCTTATTGTACCCCTAGTCAAATAATACAGTTTAGCAAAAACCACTTAAACAATGCAGCCCTAGCCAACTAATACAGTATTGCAAAAGACATTTAAAGAATGgccacttgtaattccagcacttcgggaggcggaggcaggcagatcacctgaagtcaggagtttgagaccagcctggccaacatggtgaaactctgtctctactaaaaaatacaaaaaggagccgggtgtggtggcatgtgcctgtaatcccagctactcgggaggctgaggcaggagaatcgcttgaacccgggaggcggaggtcgcagtgagctgagatcacacccctgcactcccacctgggcaacaagagcaaaactccatctcaaaaaaaaaaaaaaaaaaaaaagaatggccacttgaaaataaatgaaagtaagttgagcattttaaaaaaaagattcaaaatgtCACATCCAAAAATGCGATTCAGAATTCTGTAAATCGGAAAAAACAAGTGCATGTGGCAAGGATGTGTACAAAACATAGAGACAGGTGACATGTGTGAACcactttatcatttattatttaatgtagTAAATATCTTTACAATAGTTTAATCTTCCTGTGATCTTTTTCCTGgttaatttgaaaagtgatatatttctccaattttgaaaagttttatttatttattatatttaatttcctcataaattcataattttgaaaatatttttaattttctcaacttAGTGCTTAGACttattctgaaaataaactaATGGTTGATGAACTAGCCTTTAAAACATCCCcgcttaaaataagttttatggcTTTCCTAAACCAAggataaaataaagcataaatcAAAGGATTCATGACTGAGTTATAATAAGCACCCTGACAGCAAATTTCATAGATATAGGCAGGGGTCAGGAAGCCCATAAAGGCATCAATTAATATATCAATTGTATATGGTAAccatgaaataataaatgctattaCCATGACCCCCAGGGTTTTAGCTGCTTTCCTCTCTCTTGGCCACTCTGATTTTGTAACTCTGAGGATGATTCTACTTTGCTACTAGTAGTTTCAATTTTTATAGCTTGTTGTTTAGCTATAAGAAAAATCTTACTGTAAATAATTATCATAACAAGGGTAGGTATGAAGAATAACAGAAAATCTATCAACACCCAGCCTTGACTTACAACAATTTGACAGCCACCTACACAGCTGAGAGCACTTACTAATTCCTCCAGTCCATCATCATTGGCACCTGTGTAGAATACAGCACTGGTATACGTGAGAGGCAGAATCCAGGACACGCTGACACAAATTCCGGACACAGACATGGTGAACTTGGTAGGATAGACCAGGGGGTCAGTAATGGCAATGTATCTGTCGATGTAGATGAAGCACAAGTGGAGAACAGAAGAGTAACAAAATGCCACATCACAGCAACTGTGAAGAGCACAAAATTTGGCTCCAAAATACTAGCAGCTCTCTACGGTCCTGACCATGCTGAAGGGTATCACAGTCACACCTACCAAGAAGTCAGCACAGGCCAGAGAGGCAATGAGAAAATTGGTTGGAGACTGCAGTTGCTTAAAATGAAGAACAGAAGTCATTACTAAGAGATTTCCAAATACAGCCAGCAAAGACCCAAAACTAAACATCGTGTACAGAATCACCCAGGACCCAGGAGAATAGGGAGTTTTAATACAAGATCCAATTCACATCCCCACAGCAGAGCTGCACAACAGGTTGGGAAAAATTGCTGGTCACGGTTCTGCTGTTTGTTGTTTGCTATTTCTGTCCTTCCTTGTGATAGGGAATTATAATTTtgaattctgaaaattaaaacaaaaacaaacaaactgcatATGTGAGTACTTACAAATATTGTTtcatattatattcttttttaattttaattatcaagagaaattaaatttcaaaacataaaacataattctGTCTTTAATCTCATAATTATTTCTGTCACTATGTCTAAACCTCGTAGCTAACCTCAAGCAAATCTACTATGAATTTTCATCAGCCCAGTAATCACATTAACCAAATAATTgaagaaatgtaatttaaataccTAGTTTTACACACATGTGAATCTCTTCTTTTCAAAGGATGATCTTGTATAACATAATTACATATTTGAGAAGTCACCTTTTAATAAGCTTCCATCTCCTAGGACATTTTAGAAAACCAGCCAATCCATCGTACCCATTATAAATTCTTCACAAGGAATCCCCACAGTGTAAGATGTGAATCATGAAATGAATCCCACTTttgataattataattaataagttCTCCTACCATAGGAGAACTGTTTCTCTGTGCTCTGCAACTTGGTAGAAACACTTATGATTTTCATAACCATGAGATTTCTTTAAATTCAACTGTCCTGAAATAGCCTAACCCAGCATTTGACAATAATATTATCTATTCCTTATTTACAAGACTGTCTGTATCATTTGCAGCATCCagcacaaaataaaatgcagagaCGCTTGTTCAAAAATATGGACAAAAATGTCATTAAAGGTACCGAAATAGAAAGCTTTCACCTTTCTTTTGTGGTCTTTCTTGGCCTGTCATAGCATTCAATATCTGCTATGTAATGTCCTTGGACAAAGAGGTATTTGCAGGGCAAGTGAGGACTCTCACAGGTGTCTGCATGCCCTGCCTTGCAACTCAGCTTGCACGTGGCCCACCCACTGCCAGATTTCCCCTCCTACCAGCTGCCGAACCAATATGCCATAGTCAGGATGGGGGCAAGAAGCTGAGCCAGGCATCTGCCCTTCTGACAGGCCTGCTACCTCAACTAAAGGTAGACCGATGACCCCCAAGGGATCACAACCTGCACACCAGAAAGCACTTGATACCTGGATTGGAGGTGATGAGGGGCTTGGCCCTGTTGAGGAGCTCATCAAACGTGCTATGACTCTGCCAGCCAGAGATGGGGACAACAGTCTATGCCTAGCCCTGAGACAGTGGAGGATGTGCCTGACTGCAACTCTCCCTGTGATGCATCCTGTCCTCTGCAGGGGTGAAAAGAGGATGGCAGTGGTCCCTGGTCAGAGCAGGTAGGAGGAGACTAGATGGAGCCCAAGGTGCCATGGGGCACGGGAACATGAGGCTGAATACCCATCCCAGGGAAGAAGGGACAGGTGTAATGCAAGACTACTGGTGGTCTGAGGTTCAAAGCACCCAGCACACACTCCGTTGTCCCTTCACTTAACAACACACACACTTCAAAGACAGAAATTCAAGACAGCAACTATGGGCATGAAACCCTAatagtctaacatttaagtctctaatccatcttgaattaattttcgtataaggagtaaggaaaggatccagtttcagctttctacttatggctagccaattttcccagcaccatttattaaatagggaatcctttccccatttcttgtttctctcaggtttgtcaaagatcagatggttggagatgtgtggtgttttttctgaggcctctgttctgttccattggtctatatctctgttttggtaccagtaccatgctgttttggttactgtagccttgtagtttaatattttttaaaaatacgaaGAGCTTCACATAATGTAGTAGTTGTCCTTTTAGTATCAGATAATTGAGAAAAATACATGTGGACAAAAGTTACTATAAATTCAGCAATGAcgttaaataaatatgtattttatcaataaaaaataaacatgtattatttataatagtacaTATACATAAGAG contains:
- the TAAR8 gene encoding LOW QUALITY PROTEIN: trace amine-associated receptor 8 (The sequence of the model RefSeq protein was modified relative to this genomic sequence to represent the inferred CDS: inserted 4 bases in 2 codons; deleted 1 base in 1 codon; substituted 1 base at 1 genomic stop codon); the encoded protein is MQVFVAGRTVTSNFSQPVVQLCCGDVNGSCIKTPYSPGSWVILYTMFSFGSLLAVFGNLLVMTSVLHFKQLQSPTNFLIASLACADFLVGVTVIPFSMVRTVESCXYFGAKFCALHSCCDVAFCYSSVLHLCFIYIDRYIAITDPLVYPTKFTMSVSGICVSVSWILPLTYTSAVFYTGANDDGLEELVSALSCVGGCQIVVSQGWVLIDFLLFFIPTLVMIIIYSKIFLIAKQQAIKIETTSSKVESSSEXYKIRVAXRERKAAKTLGVMVIAFIISWLPYTIDILIDAFMGFLTPAYIYEICCQGAYYNSVMNPLIYALFYPWFRKAIKLILSGDVLKASSSTISLFSE